Part of the Schistocerca americana isolate TAMUIC-IGC-003095 chromosome 5, iqSchAmer2.1, whole genome shotgun sequence genome, GCTCCATACGTTGATGGAACAGGtataatgggaagtaccctctgccctGCCCTTCACAGTGGTCTCCAGAGTATGGGTGAAGATGTAGATATACGTGCCAAGTTTCGACAGTTACGGGACCTGTTACTTGGTCCCCAGGTAGCCCTCTGTTCCATGGTATTACAGTGATGTTAATGTCTATATCCATTCTCCATCCTTGACCATCAGTGTCACTGCTGAAGTCAGACAAATATTGCCTACTTGTCTGTTTAATGTCCTCCacatgcagagttctgagaaaattCCTGCTGGTTTATTTATTGCTAGTTCCTAAAATTCGTTTCTTTTCTTTGCTTAAGAAAGGGTGCCTGTGATTCCAAAGgccttattttttaattttgtacgtATTCATGTGCTCCTTACCTCAGTTCTATTCTACAGGGGAATTATCCTTTCCCCTTCTCCTTTGAAGTGTTCTGTGTGACACTCTTTGTGGAGGGAAGAAGGCGCAAACTACGCTATTGACAGAGGAATGGATACTTTCCTAATAATGTTTTGGATCACATCAATCTTCAATGATGTCAGATGTCCCAATTAACGCAAATTCATCGCGATTTCTGGAGCTGCTTACTGTTAGTGATAATCGCACTGGTTTCGGTGATATGCCATCAGTACTGCCGCAACTAACATTCTCATGTGGGTAAAAGCAGCTGTTTTTATGAAGAGATAATTGTAACTGAAAATAATGAAAGATTTTAAAGTCTGACCGAATTTAACTAAcgaaagcctacttacagcatTTCAAGAGttagtattaagtgaggaatctaggaataccgGTAAACGGCAGCCCTCTACAAACCGATCCCGTAAGGGCCGCGAAGACATTTATATTAAGTTCAGAGCGCAGCGGTTTGCAAAGAATGCATGTGGATCTAGAAGTATATATGAGTCATGTTTTCACAAGACCGCTACATTAGTTATTCGTAGTCACACTCCACAATTCGGTAgagttattataatttttttatatcactACTGTGTTCGCACGCAGCAAAAGGAGTTGTTTTCTTATAAATTGTAATTATAGAAAAGATAAATAATAAACCCGTATTCATCATCCCCCTTCTGCGTCGAATTTCATAGGAGTTGATGCTCGTAGCCACGAGCCTCAGCTATCATTATGAGAAGTGATCTGCGTTAAATCAGATATGCTATCAGCTACGTTTTTTTCATTATCTATCTTGTGATTTCATCGATCTATAATAACTCTCGACAGTCTCTTATCGATATGTGCGAGATTGCTGTTTGTGACATATGACTTTGTGGTTTGTGTTGTATTGTGGGTGTAGGAACGaggaagtggaagtgaagaagaagaagaatccttGTGTGTTGAAGTGTTTATCGTGTAAATATTGCCTCGAATTTTAAAACAAGATGTCTTTTCTACGAGGCTCAACGAATTATGTCTGGTGCACAACAAATGTGTTGGGGAAAGGCGCAACTGGAGCTGTGTATCAAGGCGTACATAAAAATAATGGGGAGCCTGTTGCAGTGAAGACATTCAATCAGCTGAGTCAGATGAGACCACCTGATGTGCAGGTTAGGGAATTCGAAGTGCTAAAGAAAGTAAAACATGAAAACATCGTTAAACTCCTGGCAATAGAAGAAGATCAGGAGGGGAGGGGAAAAGTGATTGTTATGGAATTGTGTACAGGTGGCAGTCTCTTTAACATACTTGATGATCCGGAAAATACGTACGGATTACAAGAAGAAGAGTTTTTACTTGTACTGGAACATCTTACAGCTGGAATGAAACATCTTCGTGACAATAATCTCATTCATAGGGACCTGAAGCCAGGAAACATAATGAAGTTCATCACAGATGATGGGAGGACTGTATATAAACTGACCGACTTTGGCGCTGCACGAGAACTGGAGGAAGACCAACAGTTCATGTCCTTGTATGGAACAGAAGAGTATTTGCATCCTGATATGTACGAAAGGGCTGTTTTGCGAAAACCAGTTGGAAAGACTTTTGGTGCGACAGTGGACCTCTGGTCTATAGGTGTCACTTTGTACCACGTCGCTACAGGAAACTTACCGTTCCGTCCGTTTGGTGGCAGGAAAAACAAAGAGACAATGTATTACATAACAACTAAGAAGGCATCTGGAGTTATTTCTGGATGCCAGACATCAGAAAGTGGGCCTATTGAATGGGGCAGAGAGCTGCCAGACAGTTGTCAGCTAAGTAGAGGTTTGAAGAAAATTATAACCCCCCTCCTGGCAGGTCTTTTGGAAGTGGATGCACAACGTATATGGAGTTTTGATCGTTTCTTTTCTGAAGTCACAGGTATATTATCAAGGAAGTTAATTCACTTGTTTCATGTGAACCGGACACATTCTGTTAGAATTTATCTCCACCCAGAAGATACATATGACCAATTTCAGAGTTTAATAATGGAGCAGACTGAAGTTTCACCTGCAAGCCAGATTATCATCTTCCAAGAGAAGCATTTACTTACTTATATTGAAACCTCTACTTTAGGAAGAGGTTATCCAAATACAAGAGATGATGATCCTATAATGCTGTTCAGCAGGGAGAACAACAATGTTACAGCTTATTATGATGTTGAATTACCAAAGTTTCCAACTTTTCCAAATTTAGTGTCTGTAGAAAACGATGCCAGCCTGGCTAAAAGTGCTTGTAGTGTTGGGCATGCATACAAAAGGCGCATAGAAAGGCTTCATCGCTCTTGTAAACTGACTCACATGTGTGCAGAACAGTTCTCGGCTGTGGTTTGCCAATCACTTGACAATGTTTGTTCACAGGTGGAAAGGGCACAAGAAGTAACTCGACACATTTTAAACACTGTCTCTACAGCAGACCGTGCACAGCATTCTGTGAAGGTACTGCTTCAGATGATGGGGAAGTCAATGGATGATGCTGTGACAGACTGGCAGCTGGAAGCATCAGCAGTGACCCGAGAGCTGCAGTCAGGGCTGGCACCAGCGGCAACACAGCTTCGCCGGCGGTGTGTGGCTGATGGTGCCCTGCGGCGTGAGTGGACTACTGCAGCTGGTGCCCCACCCTCTCCTGGAGCCCCAGCTAGGGCAGCAACACTTGTATCCCGTTTACGAGATTCATGGCAGCATCTCCTTCGAGACAGAGCAGCACGCAATCTTACTTATAATGAGGAGCAGTTCCATGCCCTAGAGAGAGTAAAAGTAGCTGAGGCTGCAAAACGTCTGAGGTACCTATTGGAAAAGGAAGTGTCTCCTGTGCATGCCCACATAGCAGATTGTCTTGCTGATTGGTACAAGATGGCACAGACAGTATTTCTGCAAGCAGAAATTCTTGCCAAAGATGTTGCTTGTTATAGCAGTCGGCTGGATACATTTGCTACGCGGCTTCATGATGAGGATACTTCATTCCACTCTCGATTGCAAGAGATTATTGAGCAAGGGAAGGACACACCTTATCAGGTAGTGCACTgtgctttctgtttttattttcagtattttgaatTTACTATTGATTGTTTTCTGGATCATTGCGTAGGCCTATGGCCATAAATGTGTATATTTTTATGAATGTGTTGCATTAGATTTACACATGTCTGCACTTCTGTAATAAAACAAAATCGTTTCCAGTTTGTAGTTGTCTCATAGGCTAATAATTTTGTGCTGACAGGCGGCATCCTGTGGTTTCCGTATTATTGATTTGTTGTGTTTGGCTAGAATGTGATAATGACAACTTGCACAACCCCTTCCCCCTCCTGTTATTCTGTTTGTGATGATAGATTGATCTATAGTATTGCCTGAGTTGTAGGTTAATATTTGGTGACAAGGTGTATATACTTTTAAATGTAATTCATTTGGcctctgtggaaggtacattagtgtgcttgttcttattttgtaaatatttattgtgtattcttgttttctgacatgttcctcaTTCCAGAGGATCTCCTCATTATGGATCGATTGGAACGAAAAGTACACTTATCTAAGGTGACATCTCCATCGTGAGTTGGCAAAGCAAACAAAtgtgaaatgaaacattttgataacaGATTGATCTGTAGTACATAGTCTAATGTCTACATTCAAACTCTGTGTAACAAattcttaaaaataaaacattagAGGTAAATTCAGAAAATCTGTACTGGTATTAGATAAGACAAATATCCGGTGGGTATTTTTATGCACATTATCAACACGTATTGTACATAGATAGTAAAAATGCAGTAGGGAGCTACTACATAACTCTTACTGTAGATGGTTCAGGATTATGTTATGTTTTGCATGATGCTGaccggaatacactctttgaaattctgaaggtagcagggataaaatacagagaccaAAAGGTTATCAACAGCTTGTACAGAAATGAGACTACAGTAATTAAAGTCAAAGAAAATGAAAGGGAAGCCATAGTCAAGAAGAGAGTGTGGTAGGATTGTAgcttattcccaatgttattcggTCCATACATTGACcaaactgtgaaggaaaccaaggaggaatTTGAAAAGAgtgtttgaggtttgccagtgactcTGTAATttatcagagatggcaaa contains:
- the LOC124615448 gene encoding serine/threonine-protein kinase TBK1, with product MSFLRGSTNYVWCTTNVLGKGATGAVYQGVHKNNGEPVAVKTFNQLSQMRPPDVQVREFEVLKKVKHENIVKLLAIEEDQEGRGKVIVMELCTGGSLFNILDDPENTYGLQEEEFLLVLEHLTAGMKHLRDNNLIHRDLKPGNIMKFITDDGRTVYKLTDFGAARELEEDQQFMSLYGTEEYLHPDMYERAVLRKPVGKTFGATVDLWSIGVTLYHVATGNLPFRPFGGRKNKETMYYITTKKASGVISGCQTSESGPIEWGRELPDSCQLSRGLKKIITPLLAGLLEVDAQRIWSFDRFFSEVTGILSRKLIHLFHVNRTHSVRIYLHPEDTYDQFQSLIMEQTEVSPASQIIIFQEKHLLTYIETSTLGRGYPNTRDDDPIMLFSRENNNVTAYYDVELPKFPTFPNLVSVENDASLAKSACSVGHAYKRRIERLHRSCKLTHMCAEQFSAVVCQSLDNVCSQVERAQEVTRHILNTVSTADRAQHSVKVLLQMMGKSMDDAVTDWQLEASAVTRELQSGLAPAATQLRRRCVADGALRREWTTAAGAPPSPGAPARAATLVSRLRDSWQHLLRDRAARNLTYNEEQFHALERVKVAEAAKRLRYLLEKEVSPVHAHIADCLADWYKMAQTVFLQAEILAKDVACYSSRLDTFATRLHDEDTSFHSRLQEIIEQGKDTPYQMERRHRSSSGRYAVLRSSLKDALAIQDEVAQILTENADLVKQFQQLIVSNGKDGDILLS